A part of Gammaproteobacteria bacterium genomic DNA contains:
- a CDS encoding type II CAAX endopeptidase family protein, which translates to MTPSSPRPRGWPQRILQFGPTRIVLATLAIVAGILLVQLVVGGLHQILGFGPLSQDSLQYVIPMVVAVHFAYRGYVRLVERRRADELSGTGAVRETGAGIAVGAGLLVATIGAIAALGYYQVTGSNPVSAIVPTFAMAVASGYAEEVLFRGVLFRIIEESLGTWIALALTALMFGFAHMMNPNATLFSSFAIAMEAGILLGAAYVLTRRLWLAVGIHFAWNFTQGGIFGGRVSGLTMDGLLESELSGPTLLSGGEFGVEASIFAVTLGVATGVWFLVRAGRKGHFIAPFWRRG; encoded by the coding sequence ATGACGCCCAGTTCGCCTCGGCCACGCGGATGGCCGCAGCGGATCCTCCAGTTCGGGCCAACCCGCATCGTTCTGGCCACGCTGGCCATCGTTGCGGGCATCCTCCTGGTCCAACTCGTTGTCGGTGGTCTGCACCAGATCCTGGGCTTCGGGCCGCTGTCCCAGGACTCGCTCCAGTACGTCATCCCGATGGTCGTCGCGGTTCACTTCGCCTACAGGGGCTACGTCCGCCTGGTGGAGCGCCGCCGCGCCGACGAACTGTCCGGTACAGGCGCTGTGCGCGAGACGGGCGCGGGGATCGCGGTCGGCGCGGGTCTGCTGGTAGCCACCATCGGCGCCATCGCGGCGCTCGGATACTACCAGGTGACCGGATCGAACCCCGTGAGCGCCATCGTGCCCACGTTCGCCATGGCCGTGGCCTCCGGATATGCGGAGGAAGTATTGTTCCGGGGCGTGCTGTTCCGGATCATCGAGGAGAGCCTGGGCACCTGGATCGCTCTGGCGCTCACCGCGCTCATGTTCGGGTTCGCGCACATGATGAACCCCAACGCGACGCTGTTCAGCTCGTTCGCGATCGCCATGGAGGCGGGGATCCTGCTGGGCGCCGCCTACGTGCTCACGCGGCGGCTCTGGCTCGCGGTCGGCATCCACTTCGCCTGGAACTTCACCCAGGGCGGCATCTTCGGCGGGCGCGTCTCCGGGTTGACGATGGATGGCCTGCTCGAATCGGAGCTGAGCGGCCCCACGCTGCTTTCAGGCGGTGAGTTCGGGGTGGAGGCGTCGATCTTCGCGGTGACCCTGGGGGTGGCGACCGGGGTCTGGTTCCTGGTCCGGGCCGGCCGCAAGGGCCACTTCATCGCGCCCTTCTGGAGGAGGGGGTAG
- a CDS encoding DUF5777 family beta-barrel protein — protein MREITTCARLAFAALVLCLTAPDAISAQNVFASTQSATLPTASPSRAGDVHIEISHRFGYLSGGASELWGLDGFVLNRLGLAVSPHDHLTVGILRSNSFDNLEFNTRFTGLTLDAAGGSFEFAAQAGVAWNLQVEAGDDHAGHQHGTNMDAGHRHDDTADPNEMQAYVQAIANTIFADRLALGVVPTLLWNPRIQDHDPETTVSVGVHGQLYLDRMWSLFGEWIFSQTREDQEYDSGSFGAEIRTRGHFFKLVVTNQHQMNPTQTLVGAAEDFFDPGSWRFGFNLQRRLRF, from the coding sequence ATGCGGGAAATCACCACGTGCGCACGGCTCGCCTTCGCCGCTCTTGTCCTCTGCTTGACGGCTCCGGACGCGATCTCGGCTCAGAACGTTTTCGCCTCCACCCAGTCGGCGACGTTGCCGACCGCGTCCCCATCGCGCGCAGGCGACGTGCATATCGAGATCTCCCACAGGTTCGGCTACCTGTCGGGTGGCGCGAGCGAGCTTTGGGGACTCGATGGATTCGTTCTGAATCGCCTCGGCCTGGCGGTCTCGCCTCACGACCACCTCACCGTCGGGATTCTTCGCTCCAACAGCTTCGACAACTTGGAGTTCAACACTCGCTTCACCGGGCTGACCCTCGATGCCGCAGGCGGTTCGTTCGAGTTCGCGGCGCAGGCCGGAGTGGCGTGGAACCTGCAAGTCGAAGCCGGCGACGATCACGCCGGTCATCAGCATGGGACCAACATGGATGCCGGCCATCGCCACGACGACACTGCCGACCCGAACGAGATGCAGGCGTACGTCCAGGCGATCGCCAACACGATCTTCGCCGATCGACTCGCGCTCGGTGTCGTGCCCACGCTCCTGTGGAATCCCCGGATTCAGGACCACGACCCGGAGACCACCGTTTCAGTCGGCGTGCACGGCCAACTGTATCTCGACCGAATGTGGAGCCTCTTCGGCGAGTGGATCTTCAGCCAGACCCGGGAGGATCAGGAGTACGATTCCGGTTCCTTCGGCGCCGAAATCCGCACCCGCGGGCACTTCTTCAAACTGGTGGTGACCAATCAGCACCAGATGAACCCGACTCAGACCCTGGTCGGGGCCGCGGAGGACTTCTTCGACCCGGGGTCATGGCGCTTTGGGTTCAACCTCCAGCGCAGACTCCGGTTCTGA
- a CDS encoding PQQ-binding-like beta-propeller repeat protein, giving the protein MTGQDRQSRTSATRAWCWLALISLAAGACAQTSDAGPAGSVVTEGDWAYIGGNAGSQRYTELTQINPGNFDQLEVDWIWDGSAYPSVNARATPIYVNGKLISVAGEKRHVIATDPASGKVLWDWVEPETFRWEYSMRKNHGKGVAYANVDGRDIVYVVTPAFFLHALDAETGEPIEGFGGSVDIEGFPKTGTVDLLDDLGHEHDDYMGVPLEKGYITSSSPAIVVNGVIIVGNSAEQGYNQSRQENIPGDILAYDARTGEFLWKFDVIPGPGEFGHETWENDAWEWTGDISSWAPLSADAELGLVYIPTNGATQDFFGGFRPGDNLFSTSLIALDVQTGERVWHYQLVRHDIWNYDTSTAPILVDVTVDGEDIPAIVQITKQSFAYAFNRATGEPIWPIEDKPVPASKVPGEKLAETQPHPTWPLPYDMQGLGVDDLIDFTPELRQAALDLLEPYDWGPFFQPPLHRDNDEGKLGSVWCPGDVGGTNIDGTPAVDPESGVIFVTSQKGCSSRLVVPGHEVDERVEAPTGTTINDFAVLGGARIGRVQGLPMYKPPYSKITAIDMNTGEHLWWIPVGDTPNNVLNHPALEGIDIPNTGTGRQAAQIVTPDMLLYTGNASDNTPMLYAVDKATGERLGQVELPGNPRYGMMTYVHEGKQRIVIQAPNMLMAMSLP; this is encoded by the coding sequence TCGCGGCGGGCGCGTGCGCCCAGACCTCGGATGCGGGCCCGGCCGGGAGCGTGGTCACCGAGGGCGACTGGGCCTACATCGGCGGCAACGCCGGCAGCCAGCGCTACACGGAACTCACGCAGATCAACCCCGGCAACTTCGACCAGCTCGAGGTGGACTGGATCTGGGACGGCTCCGCGTATCCTAGTGTTAACGCGCGCGCGACCCCCATCTACGTCAACGGCAAGCTGATCAGCGTCGCCGGCGAGAAGCGGCACGTGATCGCAACCGATCCGGCCAGCGGCAAGGTGCTGTGGGACTGGGTGGAGCCCGAGACCTTCCGCTGGGAGTATTCGATGCGGAAGAACCACGGCAAGGGCGTCGCGTACGCAAACGTCGACGGCCGCGACATCGTCTACGTGGTCACGCCCGCCTTCTTCCTGCACGCGCTGGATGCCGAGACCGGCGAGCCCATCGAGGGCTTCGGAGGCTCGGTGGACATTGAGGGCTTCCCCAAGACCGGGACCGTGGATCTGCTCGACGACCTGGGCCACGAGCACGACGACTACATGGGCGTCCCGCTCGAGAAGGGCTACATCACCAGCTCTTCCCCGGCCATCGTGGTCAACGGCGTGATCATCGTCGGCAACTCCGCCGAGCAGGGATACAACCAGTCTCGCCAGGAGAACATTCCGGGCGACATCCTCGCCTATGACGCGCGCACCGGCGAGTTCCTGTGGAAGTTCGACGTGATCCCCGGGCCCGGAGAGTTCGGGCACGAGACCTGGGAGAACGACGCCTGGGAGTGGACCGGCGACATCTCCTCGTGGGCGCCGCTCTCGGCGGATGCCGAGCTGGGGCTCGTCTACATCCCCACCAACGGCGCCACCCAGGACTTCTTCGGAGGCTTCCGCCCCGGCGACAACCTGTTCAGCACCAGCCTGATCGCGCTCGACGTGCAGACCGGCGAGCGGGTGTGGCACTACCAGCTGGTCCGTCACGACATCTGGAACTACGACACCTCCACCGCGCCCATCCTGGTGGACGTGACGGTCGATGGCGAGGACATCCCCGCCATCGTGCAGATCACCAAGCAGTCCTTCGCCTACGCCTTCAACCGCGCGACCGGCGAGCCCATCTGGCCCATCGAGGACAAGCCGGTGCCGGCGTCGAAGGTGCCGGGCGAGAAGCTGGCCGAGACGCAGCCGCATCCGACCTGGCCTCTTCCGTACGACATGCAGGGCCTCGGCGTGGACGATCTCATCGACTTCACTCCCGAGCTGCGGCAGGCCGCGCTCGACCTCCTCGAGCCCTACGACTGGGGTCCGTTTTTCCAGCCCCCGCTGCACCGCGACAACGACGAGGGCAAGCTGGGCTCCGTCTGGTGCCCCGGCGACGTGGGCGGCACCAACATCGACGGCACGCCCGCGGTGGATCCCGAGAGCGGGGTCATCTTCGTGACCTCGCAGAAGGGATGCTCGTCGCGGCTGGTGGTGCCCGGCCACGAGGTCGACGAGAGGGTGGAGGCACCCACCGGCACGACCATCAACGACTTCGCGGTGCTGGGCGGCGCGCGCATCGGGCGCGTGCAGGGGCTGCCGATGTACAAGCCCCCCTACAGCAAGATCACCGCGATCGACATGAACACCGGCGAGCACCTGTGGTGGATCCCGGTGGGCGACACCCCCAACAACGTGCTCAACCATCCCGCGCTGGAAGGGATCGATATCCCCAACACGGGGACTGGGCGCCAGGCCGCGCAGATCGTGACCCCGGACATGCTCCTGTACACGGGCAACGCAAGCGACAACACCCCCATGCTTTACGCCGTCGACAAGGCGACGGGGGAGCGGCTGGGCCAGGTCGAGCTCCCCGGCAACCCGCGCTATGGCATGATGACCTACGTGCACGAGGGCAAGCAGCGAATCGTGATCCAGGCGCCGAACATGCTCATGGCGATGAGTCTGCCGTAG